GCTTATATTTCATTTCAGCAACTTTCCAATCTTCAAGGGTGTCAATGTCGTGAGCTTCCAGTTCTGATAATACAATTGCTCCAGAATTATCAGAAAACAGCTTTTTTTGAATGTTAAATGCATCCGTTTTCATCCAGTAAAACTGACCACTATCATGATAGGAAGGAGATAAATCTTGTGATCTTTTATTTAAATTTTCAGGCCAAATCATACTAATTTTTCCGTTTTCGATTTTAAGTGAACGTTGAATGGGATAGCTATACTGCAGAACCGGAAATACAGAATCAAATTTACCATTGTTTAATAATTCAAAACCTTCAAGAAGCCTACCTTGGTTTGTAAATGGTGCGGTAGGAAAAATAACACAAAAAACATCAAATTCTTTGCCTGCTTGTTTGTATGTTGTTAGAACTTCATCAACTACTTCAGCAATATGTGCAGTATCATTTGCAGTTTTATGGCTTCTTAAAAAAGGAACAACAGCTCCTGCATTTACTGAGATTTCAGAGATCTCAATATCGTCAGTTGAAACCATTATTTCATTGAATAAGTTTGATTTTATAGCTGTTTCAATGGAGTATTGTATTATAGGTTTTCCTAAAAATGGAATAATGTTTTTTCTTGGAATTCGTTTACTACCACCACGTGCCGGTATAATTGCTAATGTTCTCATGTTAAGAATACGTTATTCTTATTTTTATTTATAAAAAAACTGAGGTTAAATTGTCTATTACAAAACTATGTAAAATTTATAGAATTCATTAAAAAAAGGCTTTAAATATTATAAAGCCAATATCATCAGTTTAAATAATAATAGTCTTTAGTCAATTATGTAAAATACCCTTACTTTTGTAAATAAAAAGATCTGTTTAAAATTTATGCGATTTATTTTCTTACTTTTTTTACTGTTTCCTGTTTTTATTTATTCCTGTCAGAATAAAGAGAAAGCATCAAATGATGGGATAAAATTTAATAAAGATACTAATGATGTTATTGAGTTATTAAAGCTAGTAAATCAATATTCTATTTCAAATCCAAAACTTGCTAAAGAAAAAGGAAATGAGGCAATTACTTTATCACAATCTATAGATTATAAAAAGGGATATGTAAACTCATTATTAAATTTGGGTCAGGTTTATATGAAAGGTAATGAATATGTAATGGCTAAGCGATATTTTATGTCGGCATTAATGTATTCAAAAGAAAATGAATTGATTTTGCTTGAGCCCAAATGCCTTGGAAGTCTTGGAATAGTGTCCGAGAAATTATGCAATTATCCAGAGAGTATTGATTATTATGAAAATTGCAGAAAGGCATTTGAAAAAACAAATGATACTGTTGGTATAATTAAAGCTCTTATAAATATAGGAAATGTATATAAAGCAATAGG
This window of the Bacteroidia bacterium genome carries:
- the pseF gene encoding pseudaminic acid cytidylyltransferase translates to MRTLAIIPARGGSKRIPRKNIIPFLGKPIIQYSIETAIKSNLFNEIMVSTDDIEISEISVNAGAVVPFLRSHKTANDTAHIAEVVDEVLTTYKQAGKEFDVFCVIFPTAPFTNQGRLLEGFELLNNGKFDSVFPVLQYSYPIQRSLKIENGKISMIWPENLNKRSQDLSPSYHDSGQFYWMKTDAFNIQKKLFSDNSGAIVLSELEAHDIDTLEDWKVAEMKYKLLFQ